A single Botrytis cinerea B05.10 chromosome 1, complete sequence DNA region contains:
- the Bcpex1 gene encoding Bcpex1 produces MASNLKGRGSQATPAEISLIHLKNCLVNLPSSLSSLLVNINALAQNVIVELNYRLPPPQSPNQTNGAPTQRSIFVGWTGMQSKRKLAPIVGRDGISGTRGSGREQEVQVVEIDATFARTLGISDGQKITATIHVDPPVAHTINIEPLTPEDWEIIELHANFLELNFINQIRALPNPSFTSPSGSSHLPHPLTLHLSPTSTANIIVTSLLPAPPSNIAFTKLAPDAEVIVAPKTRSKPSRSLGENVSVSSRKSVGGRSVSSAVRRKSGRSEETKPAMYYRGIDRALCGEWFEEEKDADDGGLKIWVDGDFILGDSLKGLTWVTVTVVKPATLQEPIDPQRQQQEDENTGVAGKPASKVVARLMTWDEPPDQYHVALSSSLCASMGCKNMVGGVIRVAPAPSQTSKPTFQPTSKSGTPHIKVFPYTSSTGKANEGLKFGGESKAEREEAAKSIMKMYSKNGSNSGILEGPLTDGLVLGKPSGSDFPSSWEGGMIRLEQGPQESGKQPCNWFLGSEKKFNLEVQAAIPKPLTLAANAIDGLGSQPPVLVGIDNLMEQLYSHLSHLSSVLLTGALGSGKTAVVQHLAHRLRQDSRYHTTYLSCRKFVTDEARVSTIRETFDRIFLAASWGARIGGKSIVILDDLDKLCPAETELEVGNDNLRSDLISEKIIAIAREYLIGHRSNVVLLATAQAKESLHKNIIGCHCVREIVALKAPNKEGRRRVMEKVAMQNAISEIATKPVASGSRPSTADNSERQNDNDWMGGSSLEGTKKLEGDGYVIDQDLDFLDLAGQTDGYMPGDLVLLVARARSEAMIRTVSSSLQNADSGSIRLTREDFDSALKGFTPASLRNVTLQTSTTTFDSIGGLQETRKILLETLQYPTTYAPIFAQCPLRLRSGLLLYGFPGCGKTLLASAVAGECGLNFISVKGPEILNKYIGASEKSVRDLFERAEAARPCVLFFDEFDSIAPKRGHDSTGVTDRVVNQLLTQMDGAEGLSGVYVLAATSRPDLIDPALLRPGRLDKSLICDLPNVDDRFDILKALGKKLKLSEEVRDSPEGGLFEIARRTEGYSGADLQALISNAQLEAIHDVLGDHEQVEVGGKRNGAKTNGASGGPQSFVQFRYGEDEDRTEAETRAKAGNNRSKQLAEKAAITAKLEEIKKAKKKEKLRAKGIDVSSEDRGEQKEVKSQQEVTILWKHLVKSLEGTRPSISADERRRLQGIYREFVVGRSGDMPNGQGGTEVGGRSSLM; encoded by the exons GTGAACTTGCCTTCATCATTGTCTTCATTACTAGTTAATATCAACGCC CTTGCACAAAATGTGATTGTAGAATTGAACTACCGACTTCCACCTCCGCAGAGCCCAAATCAAACGAATGGCGCCCCGACTCAACGATCTATCTTCGTGGGATGGACGGGTATGCAGAGCAAGCGCAAGCTTGCACCAATTGTCGGGAGGGATGGTATAAGTGGCACTAGGGGATCTGGTAGAGAGCAAGAAGTACAGGTTGTAGAGATAGATGCAACCTTTGCGCGAACATTGGGGATATCAGATGGACAGAAAATTACAGCGACTATACACGTCGACCCTCCCGTCGCCCATACAATTAATATCGAACCTTTGACGCCAGAAGATTGGGAGATTATAGAATTGCATGCTAATTTCCTCGAgctcaatttcatcaatcaaatacGTGCATTACCAAATCCAAGCTTTACTTCACCGAGTGGTTCATCGCACCTGCCGCATCCTCTGACGTTGCACCTTTCACCAACCTCGACTGCCAATATTATAGTCACATCCCTCCTCCCTGCTCCGCCTTCAAATATTGCGTTCACGAAACTAGCACCAGATGCAGAAGTTATTGTGGCCCCGAAAACAAGGTCAAAACCATCACGAAGTTTGGGCGAAAATGTGAGTGTATCTTCGAGGAAGAGCGTTGGCGGACGAAGTGTTTCTAGTGCGGTACGTAGGAAAAGTGGACGAAGTGAAGAGACGAAGCCGGCTATGTATTATAGAGGAATTGACAGGGCACTTTGTGGGGAGtggtttgaagaagagaaagatgcaGATGATGGAGGACTGAAAATCTGGGTTGATGGGGACTTCATTCTCGGGGACTCTTTGAAAGGGCTCACTTGGGTCACCGTCACCGTTGTCAAGCCCGCTACTTTGCAAGAGCCAATCGACCcacaacgacaacaacaagaagatgaaaatacCGGTGTTGCCGGGAAGCCTGCATCAAAGGTAGTAGCTAGGCTGATGACATGGGATGAACCGCCAGACCAATACCATGTGGCCCTATCGAGTTCACTTTGTGCCTCTATGGGGTGTAAAAATATGGTTGGAGGTGTTATAAGGGTTGCGCCTGCCCCGTCCCAGACTTCGAAGCCGACTTTTCAACCCACTTCTAAATCTGGTACTCCACACATCAAGGTGTTTCCCTATACATCTAGTACAGGAAAAGCGAACGAAGGTCTCAAATTTGGCGGGGAGTCGAAAGCTGAGAGGGAAGAAGCTGCAAAATCAATCATGAAAATGTATAGCAAGAATGGTTCTAATAGTGGCATTTTGGAAGGGCCATTGACTGATGGCTTAGTACTCGGCAAACCATCAGGTTCTGACTTCCCATCAAGCTGGGAAGGCGGAATGATTCGTCTAGAGCAAGGACCACAAGAGTCCGGAAAGCAGCCTTGTAATTGGTTTCTTGGTtctgaaaagaaattcaatcttgAGGTTCAAGCCGCTATTCCAAAACCCTTAACCCTGGCAGCAAATGCGATCGATGGTCTTGGCTCACAACCTCCTGTTCTTGTGGGCATTGATAATCTCATGGAACAACTATACTCACATCTTTCGCACCTGTCTTCAGTATTGCTAACTGGTGCTTTGGGGTCTGGAAAGACAGCAGTGGTTCAACACTTGGCACATCGGTTACGGCAAGATAGCAGGTACCATACCACATATCTTTCATGTCGAAAATTTGTTACCGATGAGGCACGTGTCTCAACTATACGTGAAACATTTGATCGGATTTTTTTGGCTGCCTCATGGGGTGCAAGAATCGGTGGAAAGTCCATTGTGATATTGGATGATCTTGACAAATTGTGTCCCGCAGAAACAGAGCTTGAAGTAGGCAATGACAACCTTCGAAGTGATTTAATTAGCGAGAAGATAATTGCAATCGCTAGAGAATATTTAATTGGGCATCGCAGTAACGTTGTTCTACTTGCCACCGCTCAAGCGAAAGAGTCACTccataaaaatatcatcggCTGTCATTGCGTGCGAGAGATTGTCGCCTTGAAAGCTCCAAACAAAGAAGGGCGAAGAAGAGTTATGGAAAAGGTTGCGATGCAAAATGCAATTTCGGAGATTGCGACAAAACCAGTGGCATCGGGTAGCCGCCCAAGCACAGCAGATAATAGCGAGAGACAAAATGATAATGATTGGATGGGTGGTTCGAGTCTTGAAGGCACCAAGAAATTGGAAGGTGATGGTTATGTCATTGATCAAGATCTTGATTTCTTAGACCTAGCTGGCCAAACTGATGGTTACATGCCTGGTGACCTCGTTCTTCTCGTAGCACGAGCTAGGAGCGAAGCAATGATTCGGACAGTTTCAAGCTCCCTGCAAAACGCGGATAGTGGTTCTATTCGACTCACCAGAGAAGATTTTGACAGTGCTTTGAAAGGGTTTACGCCAGCCTCGCTTCGAAATGTTACCCTTCAGACTTCCACTACAACTTTTGATTCGATTGGAGGATTGCAGGAGACACGAAAAATTCTACTTGAGACCTTACAATATCCTACAACTTATGCGCCAATTTTCGCACAATGTCCACTACGATTGCGATCGGGTCTACTTTTGTATGGATTCCCAGGTTGTGGTAAAACGCTCCTTGCAAGTGCCGTTGCAGGAGAATGTGGTTTGAATTTCATCAGTGTCAAAGGGCCCGAAATTCTCAACAAATATATCGGTGCTTCTGAAAAGTCTGTTCGCGATCTTTTCGAGCGAGCCGAAGCTGCTAGACCTTGTGTGCTATTCTTCGACGAGTTCGATTCTATAGCTCCTAAGCGTGGTCATGATTCTACTGGTGTAACTGATCGAGTAGTCAATCAATTGTTGACACAAATGGATGGTGCTGAAGGTTTATCTGGAGTTTATGTACTTGCAGCTACTTCGAGACCAGATTTGATCGATCCGGCATTGCTCCGTCCGGGTCGCTTGGATAAGTCTCTTATATGTGATCTTCCAAATGTGGATGATCGTTTTGATATTCTCAAGGCATTGGGCAAAAAGCTGAAATTATCCGAAGAAGTACGAGATAGTCCTGAAGGTGGGCTGTTTGAGATTGCTCGTAGAACTGAAGGCTATTCTGGTGCAGATCTCCAGGCCTTGATATCCAATGCGCAGCTTGAAGCCATTCACGATGTACTTGGTGATCATGAAcaagttgaagttggaggaaAACGTAACGGCGCTAAGACAAATGGGGCATCCGGCGGACCTCAAAGTTTTGTCCAGTTCCGCTatggtgaagatgaagatcgGACGGAAGCCGAGACGCGCGCAAAAGCTGGTAACAATCGCTCCAAACAACTTGCTGAAAAGGCTGCAATTACCGCCAAGTTGGAAGAGATCAaaaaggcgaagaagaaggagaaattgaGAGCAAAGGGTATTGATGTTTCGAGTGAAGACAGAGGAGAGCAGAAGGAAGTTAAGAGTCAACAAGAAGTCACTATTCTCTGGAAACATCTAGTAAAGAGTTTGGAGGGTACAAGACCAAGTATCAGTGCTGACGAGCGAAGGAGGTTACAGGGAATAT